In the genome of Phlebotomus papatasi isolate M1 chromosome 2, Ppap_2.1, whole genome shotgun sequence, one region contains:
- the LOC129801039 gene encoding SUN domain-containing protein 2, whose amino-acid sequence MRNIIYYLISASVSLLCYTYISSYLQFERRISSLTKTLEYITTEIQYDVQQRQARFENDRKELEDLRYQVAQFGSIVQRSQSVNLAQDTLGGRVIEVSGLFLNLPKCPFAPLREMFGLPCCPACKILKSGSVPSGDCIAFQGTKASFVIKLMEFAHIESLSLEHIPVAQSPTGEISSAPKEFSVSAIAENGKEIYLAGFIYALPGDHVQEFRLAQPTRKTFNTVRINFKTNHGHPEYTCVYRIRIHGILSPKN is encoded by the exons ATGCGAAACATTATCTATTACCTCATCAGTGCATCCGTGAGTCTCCTCTGCTACACCTACATCTCTTCGTATCTGCAATTTGAAAGACGGATTTCATCCTTGACTAAAACTCTCGAGTATATAACG ACGGAAATCCAATATGACGTTCAACAGAGACAGGCTAGGTTTGAGAATGATAGGAAAGAACTTGAAGATTTGAGGTACCAGGTAGCCCAATTTGGGAGTATCGTCCAGAGGAGTCAGTCAGTCAATTTAGCTCAAGATACACTGGGAGGGAGAGTTATTGAGGTTTCTGGACTCTTTCTGAATTTGCCTAAATGTCCCTTTGCACCTCTCAGGGAAATGTTTGGTCTCCCCTGTTGTCCAGCTTGTAAAATTCTTAAATCTGGATCTGTGCCCAGTGGTGATTGTATCGCTTTTCAGGGAACAAAAGCTTCCTTTGTTATCAAGTTGATGGAATTCGCTCACATTGAATCTCTTTCTCTGGAGCATATTCCTGTTGCTCAGTCTCCAACGGGAGAGATCTCATCAGCTCCCAAAGAATTTTCTGTATCAGCTATTGCGGAAAATGGTAAAGAAATCTATCTGGCTGGATTTATTTATGCCCTCCCAGGGGATCATGTGCAAGAATTCAGGCTAGCTCAGCCCACTAGGAAAACATTCAATACTGTCAGGATTAATTTCAAAACTAACCATGGTCATCCGGAATATACCTGCGTCTACCGCATAAGGATCCATGGAATCCTTAGTCCCAagaattaa